The sequence CATGTACCGGCGCAGCAGCACCCGTTCCGCGTCGGACGGCCGCGCTCGTTCGTCGTGGACGCGTTTCATGGTCGACCGCGCCCGCTGCAGCGCGCTGTTGGCCGAGGCGACGCTGATCGCGAGCACCTCCGCGCACTCCTTGGCCGGCCACCCGAGCACGTCGCGCAGCACGAGCACCGCGCGCTGCCGGGGCGGCAGGTGCTGCAAGGCGGTGAGGAAAGCCTGCTCGAGCACCTCCCGGGCGAGCACGGCGGCGTCCGCGCCCGGCGTGCTCGGCTCCGAGCCGTCGGCTTCGAGCTCGCCGGCCTCGGGCTGCCGGGCGAGGTGGTCGAGGCAGCAATTGGTGGCGATCCGGTACAGCCAGGCCCGGAAGGTCGAGCGGCCCGCGTACTGGTCCCGCTTGTGCCACGCGCGGAGGAAGGTCTCCTGGACCATGTCCTCGGCCTCGTCGTAGGAACCGAGCAGCCGGTGGCAGTGGACACGCAGTTCGTGGCGGTGCCGTTCGAGCAGCCGCCCGAACGCGCGCTCGTCACCGGCGGGGACGGCACGCGCCCGGTCCGGTCTGTCGTCCACTCGTCTGGCTCCCCTCGCATCCCCGGTCCAGGCTCGCAGCGCGGTGGACGGCGCCCTACTCCTCGGTTGCGGTCCGCCGCCGGCGTTCGGAGCCCGCCGCACCTTCTCCCGTGTTGCGTTCCGCCCCTCGGCAACGCGGGAGATGTGCCGGTCGATCAGCTCCCGCACGATGAGGTGGTTGACGCCGATGGCCGGGAGGAAGTCGTGTCACCAGGACTGGGAGCAGCCGGAGCAGCGCCGGCCGACACGGCGACCCGCGCCGAGATCTCGGCGCGCCGCCGCGGGATGATGGCGCTGTTCACCACCGCCACCCTGATGAACGCCGCGATGGCGGCGGTCGCGCCGACCAGCACCATCTGGGCCGAACCCTACGTCGGCGTCATGTGGAGCGCGTTCCCGCAGACGCTGACCATCCTCGGCACCGGCCTCGGGGCGCTGCTGCTCGTGCGCGCGACTTCGTGGCTGGGCTGGCGGGCGAGCCTGATGGTCGCCTTCGCCGTCGGGACGCTCGGCGGCCTGATCTGCTTCACCGCGACGCTGATCGAGAGCATCCCCCTGCTGGACGGCGGGATGTTCGTGCTCGGCCTCGGCGTCGGCGGTTCGATCGTCTCGCGGTACGCGGCCGCGGAGCTCTACCCCAGCCATCGCAGCGGGTACGCGCTCGGCCTGGTCGTCGCCGCCGGCGCCGTGGGCTCGGTCGGCGGGCCGCTGCTGCTCTACCCCATGAGCTCGCTGATGGGCTCCTTCGGCCTGCCCGAGCTGTCCGGGCCGTTCCTCCTCGCCGCGGTGGTCAGCGCGGTCGCCGGCCTCGGCGGGATCACGCTGCCCCGGCACAAGGCGCCGCGCCCGACGGGTTCGCAGCTGGCGGTGCTGGGCTCGGTGTTCCGCTCCGGCTCGGCGCGGATGCTGCTGCTGGTCATGATCGTCAGCCAGCTCATCATGGTCGCGATCATGACCGCGGCCCCGATGGACATCATCCTGAAGGACGGCACCCTGGTGGTCGTCGGCGCCGCCCTCGCCGCGCACGCCGGCGGCATGTTCATCTTCGCCCCGCTCACCGGCTGGATGATCGACCGGGTCGGCGCGCGCAAGGTGATGTTCGCCGGCCTGGCGGTGCTGGTGCTCGCCGCCGCGATCGGCGCGGGCTCCACGATGTCGCACACGGTGCTCGGCTCCATCTCGCTGTTCCTGCTCGGCTACGGCTGGAACCTCGGGTTCATGGCGGGCAGCCGCACGCTCGCGACGACGCTGTCCTCCGGCGGCCAGGGGCAGGTCGTCGGCGCGGTCGACGCCGTCGTCTGGTGCGTCTCGGCGACCGGCACCATCGGCGGCACCGCCTTGCTCGGCTCCGGCGGGTACTCGATCATGGCGGAGATCATGGGGATCCTGCCGATCGTCACCTTCCTGCTGCTGCTCCGCAGCCGTCCGGTCGCGGCGGTCTCGCCGGCCGCCGCCCCCGCGGGCGAGGCCGGTGCCCCCGAACGCGCCGACGAAGCTGCCTGACCGCGAGGAAGGACGACCCTGGTGCGCTGGAACGCGCTGGAGCGGCGCCTGGCGGGTGAGCTCCTCACCCCGGCTTCGGCCGGCTACGACGAGGTCCGCCGCTCCGAAATGGCCCGGTACGACGCGGTCCGCCCGGCCGTGGTGGTCCGCTGCACCACCGACGCCGACGTGGCGGTGGCGCTGGCCGCGGCCCGCGAAACCGGGCTGCCGCTGGCCGTCCGCGGCGGCGGCCACGACTTCGCCGGGCATTCGTCCACCGCGGGGATCCTCCTGGACACCCGCCCGATGGCGACCGCGGCGGTCGAAGACGGCCGGCTGGTCGTCGGCGCGGGTGCCCGGCTCGCCGACGCCTACGACGCGCTGGCGCCGCACGGCCGGACGATCCCGGCCGGCTGCGGCCCGACCGTCGGCCTCGCCGGGCACGCCCTCGGCGGCGGCATGGGCATCCTCGGCCGCCGGTACGGCCTCGCGGCGGACCGGCTGCGCGCGGCGACGGTGGTCCTCGCGGACGGCCGCGTCGTGGACTGCTCCGAGCACCGGGAACCGGACCTGTTCTGGGCGCTGCGCGGGGCGGGCACCGGCAACTTCGGCGTGGTGACGCGGCTGGTCTTCGAGCCCGTGCCGGCGCCGGAAGCCACCAGCTTCCACCTCACGTGGGGCCGCGAGCACGCGCCGGCGCTGGTGCTCGCCTGGCAGGAGTGGCTCGCCGGCGCACCGCGCGAAGTGGCCCCGAGCCTGATGGTGACGGCGTCGGCGAACCCGGCCGACGAGGCCGTCACGCACCTGTTCGGCACGCTTACCGGCGGGGCGGAGTCGGTGGCGGAGTTCGTGCGCTCGCTGCCCGCGCCGGTCACCGACACCCGCGTCACCCTGCCCTACCGCGAAACCAAGGCGTACCTCGCGGAGAACGGGCCGGGCGAGGACCACCCGGGCGCGCACCTGTACAGCCGGTCGGAGTTCATCGGCAGGCCGCTGCCCGCCGACGTCGTCGAGGCGCTGCTCGCCGAGTTCGACGACGGGCGCAAGCCGGGGGAGGGCCGCTCCCTGGAGCTGCTGCCCTCGGGCGGCGCGTACAACGACGTCGACCCCGCGGCGACGGCGTTCCCGCACCGGACCGCGCGGTACCTGCTCAAGCACGCCGCCGACCTCGACGCCGACCTCGAGCCGGGCGACGCGCGCAAGTGGCTGAACCGCTCGTGGGACCTGACGCGCCCGTGGGGCACCGGCGGCGCCTACCCGGGCTTCCCCGATCCCGACCTCGAGGACGCCCCTTCGGCGTACTTCGGCGCCAACCTCGCCCGGTTGCGGGCGGTCAAGGCGCACTACGACCCGGGCGGGCTGTTCCGGTTCGCCCAGTCCGTGCCGCTCGCGCAGCGGAACGGCCAGGAAGGAGAGCACGCATGAGTCAGCCGACCCCCGCGCCGCGGGTGTGCGCCGGGACGCTGTTCACCCGCGGCGACACCGTGCTGCTGCTGCACCGGTCGATCTACGAAAACGGCTGGGACATCCCGGGCGCGCTGGTGGGCCACGGCGAGTCGCCGGCCGCGGCCGCACGGCGCCAGCTGGGTGAGGACCTCGGCCTCGAGCGGGAGCCGGCCGGGCTGGTCGTCGTCGACTGGGTCCCGGGCGACGACGGCGACGAGTTCCTCTACGTCTTCGACGGCGGTGAGCTCGCCGACGACGACATCCGGCTCACGCTCGGCCGCAACGGCCTGGACCGCTCGGAGTGGGTCCCGGTGGACCGGCTCGCCGAGTACCTGCCGCCGGAGCTGGCGGCCCGGTTCACCGTCGCGCACGGCGCGACCGGGACCCTCTCGCTGGAGCGCGGAAAGCCCGCCGGCAACGGCTGAAATACCGCACGTGTGAGGAAGAGCCCGGCCGAGGCTGGGCTCTTCCTGGCTCCTGACCAGGAAAATCGTGGCAGTCAGGGGATTTTTCGCCCGGTACCGATGAGTTCTGCACGCCCGAGCCGTCACACAAGCAGGGGAACACACACTGGGTGGAAACGAAAACGAGGTGCGGTCATGACGATCGAGCAGGCGAGCGCGACGCTGGTGCCGGCGGCGCGATCGCGGCTGCATCAGGCGTTCTCGGCGTTGTCGGAACCCGAGCTGCGGTCCCGGCCCGGGGCCAAGTGGCAGGTCGTGCGCCCGGACGTGGTGCCGGCGTGGGTGGCGGACATGGACTTCCCGGTCGCCGAGCCGATCCGGGAATCGCTCCACGGCCTGATCTCGAGCGGCGACTTCGGCTACCCGGACTGGCCGACGGGCGCGCGGACCGTGCGCGAAGCCTTCGTCGACCGGATGGCCGACCGCTACGGCTGGTTCGTCAACCCGGGTGACGTGCGCGAGTTCACGAACGTCGCGCAGGCCGTGCGCGTGGTGCTGGAAGCGGCGACGCGGCCGGGCGACGGGATCGCCATCCACACCCCGGCGTTCGGCCCGCTCACCAAGATGATCACCAGTCTCGGCCGCCGGGTCGTGCCGATCCCGATGGAGGACACCGAAGCCGGCTGGCGGTTCGACGCCGGGCAGCTGGACTCGGCGCTGGCCGGGGCCAAGCTGCTCCTGCTGGTGAGCCCGCACAACCCGACCGGGCGCGTCTTCACCCGCACGGAGCTCACCGCGCTCGCCGCCGCCGTCGAGCGGAACGACATGCTGGTCGTCTCCGACGAGCTGCACGCCGACCTCACGTTCGCGCCGCACCGGCACATCCCGTTCGCTTCGCTGAGCCCGGAAATCGGCGCGCGCACGGTGACCGTGTACGGCGCCAGCAAGGCGTTCAACCTGGCCGGGCTGCGCTGCGCGGTGGCGCACCTCGGTCCGAAGTGGATGCACGCGGTGGTGGACGTCCAGGCGGGCCTGCTCGGTTCGGTCAACATCTTCGGCGCGGCCGCGACGGTGGCCGCGTGGACGCAGGGCGACGAGTGGCTCGACGCGACGGTCTCCTACCTCGACCGCAGCCGCTACATGGTCGCCGAGACGATGCGGACCGAGCTGCCGATGGTGCGCTACCACCTGCCGGAGGCGACTTACCTGGCGTGGCTGGACTTCCGGGCGTTCGGCTGGAAGGACCCGACGTCGGTGGTGCGCGAGAACGCGGGGATCGAAATGAGCCCCGGCGAGTCGTTCGGGCGCGGCGGGCAGGGGTTCGCGCGGCTGAACTTCGCGACTTCTTGGCCGTTGCTCTGCGAGCTGAAAGGCCGGGTGGCGCGCAGCGTTCCGTTGCTATCGTCCGTGGCATGACTGCTCCGGGGCCGCTGCTGATCGAGGTGAGCAGGCTCCTGCGGGGCCCGCTCGGCGAATGCGTCCCGGACGCCGCCGTCCTGGTGGTGGACGGGAAGATCGCCGAAGCGGGCCCGCGCGAGTCCGTGCCGGCGCCGGAATCCGCGCGGCGCCTGGCTTTCCCCGGCGCGACGCTGGTGCCCGGCCTGATCGACGGGCACGTGCACCTGGCCATGGACGGCGGCGCCGACCCGGTCGGGGCCCTGCTCGCCGCGGGCCCCGGCGAAGTCGAAGCCGGGATGGCGGAGCGAGCCGCGCGGCTCGTCACGTCCGGCGTGACGACGGTCCGCGACCTCGGCGACCGGCCCCCGCGGGTGGCCGGTCTGCGCCGCGAGATCGACGCCGGCAC is a genomic window of Amycolatopsis lexingtonensis containing:
- a CDS encoding sigma-70 family RNA polymerase sigma factor, whose amino-acid sequence is MDDRPDRARAVPAGDERAFGRLLERHRHELRVHCHRLLGSYDEAEDMVQETFLRAWHKRDQYAGRSTFRAWLYRIATNCCLDHLARQPEAGELEADGSEPSTPGADAAVLAREVLEQAFLTALQHLPPRQRAVLVLRDVLGWPAKECAEVLAISVASANSALQRARSTMKRVHDERARPSDAERVLLRRYMSALDRSEVDVVAELLEQERRAA
- a CDS encoding MalY/PatB family protein, with the protein product MTIEQASATLVPAARSRLHQAFSALSEPELRSRPGAKWQVVRPDVVPAWVADMDFPVAEPIRESLHGLISSGDFGYPDWPTGARTVREAFVDRMADRYGWFVNPGDVREFTNVAQAVRVVLEAATRPGDGIAIHTPAFGPLTKMITSLGRRVVPIPMEDTEAGWRFDAGQLDSALAGAKLLLLVSPHNPTGRVFTRTELTALAAAVERNDMLVVSDELHADLTFAPHRHIPFASLSPEIGARTVTVYGASKAFNLAGLRCAVAHLGPKWMHAVVDVQAGLLGSVNIFGAAATVAAWTQGDEWLDATVSYLDRSRYMVAETMRTELPMVRYHLPEATYLAWLDFRAFGWKDPTSVVRENAGIEMSPGESFGRGGQGFARLNFATSWPLLCELKGRVARSVPLLSSVA
- a CDS encoding FAD-binding oxidoreductase, with translation MRWNALERRLAGELLTPASAGYDEVRRSEMARYDAVRPAVVVRCTTDADVAVALAAARETGLPLAVRGGGHDFAGHSSTAGILLDTRPMATAAVEDGRLVVGAGARLADAYDALAPHGRTIPAGCGPTVGLAGHALGGGMGILGRRYGLAADRLRAATVVLADGRVVDCSEHREPDLFWALRGAGTGNFGVVTRLVFEPVPAPEATSFHLTWGREHAPALVLAWQEWLAGAPREVAPSLMVTASANPADEAVTHLFGTLTGGAESVAEFVRSLPAPVTDTRVTLPYRETKAYLAENGPGEDHPGAHLYSRSEFIGRPLPADVVEALLAEFDDGRKPGEGRSLELLPSGGAYNDVDPAATAFPHRTARYLLKHAADLDADLEPGDARKWLNRSWDLTRPWGTGGAYPGFPDPDLEDAPSAYFGANLARLRAVKAHYDPGGLFRFAQSVPLAQRNGQEGEHA
- a CDS encoding NUDIX domain-containing protein; the protein is MSQPTPAPRVCAGTLFTRGDTVLLLHRSIYENGWDIPGALVGHGESPAAAARRQLGEDLGLEREPAGLVVVDWVPGDDGDEFLYVFDGGELADDDIRLTLGRNGLDRSEWVPVDRLAEYLPPELAARFTVAHGATGTLSLERGKPAGNG
- a CDS encoding MFS transporter produces the protein MSPGLGAAGAAPADTATRAEISARRRGMMALFTTATLMNAAMAAVAPTSTIWAEPYVGVMWSAFPQTLTILGTGLGALLLVRATSWLGWRASLMVAFAVGTLGGLICFTATLIESIPLLDGGMFVLGLGVGGSIVSRYAAAELYPSHRSGYALGLVVAAGAVGSVGGPLLLYPMSSLMGSFGLPELSGPFLLAAVVSAVAGLGGITLPRHKAPRPTGSQLAVLGSVFRSGSARMLLLVMIVSQLIMVAIMTAAPMDIILKDGTLVVVGAALAAHAGGMFIFAPLTGWMIDRVGARKVMFAGLAVLVLAAAIGAGSTMSHTVLGSISLFLLGYGWNLGFMAGSRTLATTLSSGGQGQVVGAVDAVVWCVSATGTIGGTALLGSGGYSIMAEIMGILPIVTFLLLLRSRPVAAVSPAAAPAGEAGAPERADEAA